Proteins co-encoded in one Euleptes europaea isolate rEulEur1 chromosome 1, rEulEur1.hap1, whole genome shotgun sequence genomic window:
- the LOC130493434 gene encoding olfactory receptor 10A4-like, which produces MHLITLSGHLAIVAVTLIDSALQTPMYFFLRNLSSIEVCYTLVIVPKMLSNFLAKSRRVSLTDCATQMYFFIALGGAECFLLAVMAYDRYVAICNPLRYAIIMSRSFCVQLLVVAFVSGFTISLGLTTLIFRMPFCGSHKVNHFFCDIPPMLFLACSDTHANELAMLLVCMMILLIPFLLILVSYVFIANSIFRWSL; this is translated from the coding sequence ATGCACCTCATCACCCTGTCGGGGCACTTGGCCATTGTGGCTGTAACGTTGATTGACTCCGCCCTCCAAACCCCCATGTATTTCTTCTTGCGCAACCTGTCTTCCATCGAAGTCTGCTATACCCTGGTCATCGTGCCCAAGATGTTGTCCAACTTCCTGGCCAAGAGCAGAAGAGTCTCCTTGACGGACTGTGCCACGCAGATGTATTTTTTCATCGCCCTGGGGGGTGCGGAGTGCTTCCTCTTGGCTGTGATGGCCTACGATAGGTACGTGGCCATATGCAATCCGCTGCGCTATGCTATCATCATGAGCCGGAGCTTCTGCGTGCAGCTCCTGGTGGTGGCTTTCGTCAGCGGCTTCACAATCTCACTGGGACTCACCACCCTGATTTTCAGGATGCCCTTCTGTGGCTCGCATAAGGTCAATCACTTCTTCTGTGACATCCCGCCCATGCTCTTCCTGGCCTGTAGTGACACGCATGCCAACGAGTTGGCCATGCTCCTCGTCTGCATGATGATCTTGCTCATCCCATTCC